The following nucleotide sequence is from Pagrus major chromosome 13, Pma_NU_1.0.
TACTGTGGCCTGGAAAAAATGCTCATTTCTAATTGGCCCCAAGGATTCGGTTAATTTAGTTTATCCCGGAGGCTGAATGAACAGGCTAGATGGCTCGGAGCAGGAAGTGTTTCATTTCAGACAATCACACAGCTCTCCAGCATTAAACAGGCTTTAAAGTGAAGAGGCCCGCATAAAAATATACATCAGAGAggcatttgcatttgcatttgtagCTTAACTGCAAGCTGTGGCATCATTATATAGCAGCGAACATGCAACTGACAGCCATGTTTCACAGTATATTTAGCCATGACTTGAGTCGGCTTATTAGTTCATGTGACTCAATGTGTCTTGCTAAGAATGAGGACACATCAGAGGGGTGAAAGTCATTGCCGCTCATTTGATGCCGCTTTTTTGACTGAGCTTTTAAGATGCCTCACTGCCATTAGGATTAGTTGGGATTATTTGCTGCTAACAGCAAACAGGTACACTGTCTTgtacctttgttttttttattttatgccCTAATAGTAATGATATTACTTGTAAAcagtttacatttaaatgtcaaactcCTATAAATAAAGATGAGCATTAAATGCCTGGGAAGTGGCCCTGGTATAAGCAGGTCACAGACTGTGATGTGCATGTTTAAATGGATTTGGAAAATGTGATCACTACAGTGTTATCGTTAACAATGAAACATGCACCTCAGTGGGTATTCTCTTTGTATAATTTCTCCTTTCATTTTCAGCATAtgtgaaaggaaataaaatgcGACATGTTCATGGTCAAAATTGAGATGcaacattgttggttttgtatttgttctttgtatgttttgtaaaaGACACCCTGGAGATGACTtgcaaaatgtgcaaaacataaaaattgattgttttcttgttgtcaaCATGTGCTGTCATTCTTGTTGTGGATTTGGggttttactttacatttagCAAATAACTGACCATCAGTCTTTTTTATatgtattgaaaataaaaacagaataaagcaATTATGTGTAAGCGCGACATtgcataaatatttaatagctGCAGTGTTCTGCGAGTGCTGTTTTAGTCTAAACTACTGGAATGTAAAGTACAACCCACATTTCCTGTGTTTGATTAAAGTCATTTCCTgacttctctctttctgtctctctccctctttatcGGACAGCTTTGTATAAACCCAGATGCCTCCCCTGCCTCTTGATGAGCGCATAGTGGTCATTCAGCGCCCTAAAAACTTAGTCCTTTGTGAGGCTTCTCCACAAACCATCCCCCAGCACTCCTCTCAAATATCAACCTCTTCCAATGGACACGTCGCCCACCCTCACCATCTCCACCCTTCTCAGTCCCATTTCTACTCACCCTCCTGTAAATCTCTGACTCTGGAATGCAAGCGCAGATCCTCCCGCACACAGAAATTCAAGGCCGACCAGCCTGTCATCCCAGCGGGTGTCAGACACATCCCTAGCCACTGTCATAGCAATGGTACAGTAACTCTCGGCCCACGGCTcccctcccacacacatacTATTGATATCAGGGTGACAGTGGACAAAGGAGGACGTGGAGGAGGATTCAGCAACTCATTAGGACGCAACGGAAGTGTTAAAGGTGGCAAAGGGAAATGTGCCTCTTCACAGTTGGATCAAGGACAATGTGAGAGAAAAACTGGAACTGCAGGGAGGCCAGGTGGAGCCGAACACAAGTCACAGCGAAGTCGCTACAGTCAGCTGTCATCTTCCCCCGGAGGCGTCCTACAGTTCGTCCCCGCTCAGGCGCAGCAGCATAAGTTCAGGAGTgaaagggaaaaggaaaacactaGTTTTCTTAACAGAACCGACCAGGAATTTCCCTCTCTAGGTCACAGAAAGAATTCCAAACTGGGAACTGTCCATCAAAGCCATAATAGTCATAGTCTTCCCTACCACCAAAACTCCGTCCCCGTGCCTCATGCTGCCATCCTAAACTCCAACTactcctcttcccctccctcccaaCCCTCCCATGTCCCAATCTCGTTTCAACAACTCAGCCAGCCGCACCCATCCCGCAACAGGGATCACCGCCCTCACATTCTTCATGGTCTACCCCtctccccctgctcctcccACGCCGGAGGGTTCCCCAGCCCTGACCATACCTGCACCATCGACTGCACCCACCCTTTCAGTTGCGGCTGCTGGAGGTTGGTAAGATGCAGAGGGTGTAAGGCCCATTCAGCTAACTGCCAAGCAGGTGGAGGAAGCTCTTCCACCTCGTTTTCCTGTGTTCACAATGTCGGAGCAGTGAAGAAAGGAGGCAAAGAAATGGGCCTGAAAAATCTGGGTGGGTGTCTTTCCACCGcctccacctccaacacctcCTCTTCCAACAGCACTGTGTCTGACTGCCGAGCAACCCTGTTCAAACCTCTCCGCTGTGCCTCCTGCTCTGGTGAGGCCGGAAACTTTGAGAGTCCTGCTATCCTTCGCAAAAAACTGGTAGGGGGATGCCTGCCCTGTGCCCCGCTGTCCTCCTCGGCACCTCTCCGGGCAATACAGAGCTGCGTCACAGGCTGCAACCCCAAAGCCTCTCAGACAGgcagctccacctgcagctACTGCAGCAGCGACCCCATAGTGGTGACATTCAACCCTCGCCGAGGCAAACCCCCGGGAAGAGGCGTAGGAGCAGCCCATCAGATGGGTATGTACcaagctgatgatgatgactaCAGCGTGCGTACCATCTGGCCCGAAGAACTGGCCAAGAAGATGACCCATTCCAAAGCCCAAAAGAATCACTGTGCCGGGATGGGAGTAGGAGTCGGGAAGACCTGTGCAAGCCAGGCCCAAAATGGCAGTAACGGAACAGGCCTTGTCCTTCTGGACTGTCAAAACCTCCAGGAATACGCACAATCTCAGCTAACAGACCATGCTGGCAGAAGGCGGCTTCAGCAGGGGAAAATGGCCGCCCTCGATTTTATGGGCCGCAGGTCATCTGGGTACGACGATGGTCGGAACTCGTTGAAGAGGCTCTTGAATAAAGGCGATGATGTAGGAATGAGCGATTGTCCTGAGCAAGACGGAGATGCAGCATATCCACGTTCCCCTTCTCCCCGCTCTGCCTCCCCACCATCACCTGTGTCCTTTTCGCCTCCACCGTCCGCCCCGAGCACACTCATCAAACCCAAACCCtggcagagagacagggagggaggacaTTCTCTGCCGTCGGCTCAGTCACTTCACCTGGCCCTCAACTCTCTGAACAGAGAGCAAGATGAGGAGAACAGCAGAAGTAAGAAATGCTTACAGTTCACCTGTGCAAGTGGTAAAATATCTATAATATCTACAGTAGAAGTAGGTAATTTTCCACTGCAATCACTGACATAATGCTGGGTCATCTTGTGTTGAATGTCATTTAGCAGTATTTTTCAACCCCTTATATAACACAGTTGTCCATCAAAAGAGCCCTGTTGGTTTCAATGTACGACTGGTGTTCCTTTTTGGGAgtgcagtctgtctgtgtttggcaTATGCTGTCATAATTCTGAGCCTGTTCCTCTTGACGTGTTAAATAATTTTGCCGTGTGGTTTAAACAGATGCACCCACATTTGGGAACATCTAGCTTCTTTGGATCTCAGCAAGATGTTTCATTTAAGATATAAAATTATCAAAGTGCTAATGGCTGACCTCTTTTAAAGCCAATAAACATAGCTAATTAGCTTCCAGACTAATATGACACACTTTTTAATCAGTGATTTCATTGGCGATTTAGTAGCATGCATGTCATTTTTTGCTCTGAGGCAGCAGATAACTGTCCTCACACACTACAGATGATGTTTCTACACACACGTTTCTCTCTCCCGTCTTCTTCCAGTGCACCTTTCCCTGCCACTCTCTTCTTCATTGCCGGCTTCTCTGTCCGATGAGAGTGTGATGACTCCCGATGCGGAGAACGCCGTAATCAGCCCCATCCTGCCCTTCCTGTTTCTGGGGAACGAGAGAGACGCCCAAGACCTGGACCTGCTGCTGCGCCTCAACATCGGCTACGTGGTCAACGTGACAACACACCTGCCCCTCTACCACGTCAACTCTGGACTGCGCTACA
It contains:
- the LOC141007243 gene encoding uncharacterized protein → MPPLPLDERIVVIQRPKNLVLCEASPQTIPQHSSQISTSSNGHVAHPHHLHPSQSHFYSPSCKSLTLECKRRSSRTQKFKADQPVIPAGVRHIPSHCHSNGTVTLGPRLPSHTHTIDIRVTVDKGGRGGGFSNSLGRNGSVKGGKGKCASSQLDQGQCERKTGTAGRPGGAEHKSQRSRYSQLSSSPGGVLQFVPAQAQQHKFRSEREKENTSFLNRTDQEFPSLGHRKNSKLGTVHQSHNSHSLPYHQNSVPVPHAAILNSNYSSSPPSQPSHVPISFQQLSQPHPSRNRDHRPHILHGLPLSPCSSHAGGFPSPDHTCTIDCTHPFSCGCWRLVRCRGCKAHSANCQAGGGSSSTSFSCVHNVGAVKKGGKEMGLKNLGGCLSTASTSNTSSSNSTVSDCRATLFKPLRCASCSGEAGNFESPAILRKKLVGGCLPCAPLSSSAPLRAIQSCVTGCNPKASQTGSSTCSYCSSDPIVVTFNPRRGKPPGRGVGAAHQMGMYQADDDDYSVRTIWPEELAKKMTHSKAQKNHCAGMGVGVGKTCASQAQNGSNGTGLVLLDCQNLQEYAQSQLTDHAGRRRLQQGKMAALDFMGRRSSGYDDGRNSLKRLLNKGDDVGMSDCPEQDGDAAYPRSPSPRSASPPSPVSFSPPPSAPSTLIKPKPWQRDREGGHSLPSAQSLHLALNSLNREQDEENSRMHLSLPLSSSLPASLSDESVMTPDAENAVISPILPFLFLGNERDAQDLDLLLRLNIGYVVNVTTHLPLYHVNSGLRYKRLPATDNSKQNLRQYFEEVFEFIEEAYQSGQGVLVHCQAGVSRSATIVIAYLMKHTLMTMTDAYKYVRSRRPVVSPNLNFMGQLLEFERDLNSGVTPRILMPKLNGVETQVMKGDTPVNSTMSVGQARKLVEQLKIEASFCRIKVSKAAADLMAYCDAHSCDDPLITPVPTSENPFREKKFFCALL